The Flavobacterium commune genome contains the following window.
AGCGGTCAAATCTTTTGCAGTAATCACCACAATTTCAGAATCTATATTTCCGGCAGTATCGGTAGCGGTTACGGTAACGTTGATTGTTCCGTTGTGAACGGCAGCCTGAGTTGTTCCCGCAGTAGGGCTTTGAGTGATGGTAGTTCCAGTACAATTATCGGTAGCTGAAGAACCGTCCACTAAATTTGGAATGGTAACCAAACAACTGGCATTTAAAGTTGCATTTTGGTTGGCTTCGGCAGTTAAAACAGGAGCGGTCAAATCTTTTGCAGTAATCACCACAATTTCAGAATCTGTATTTCCGGCAGCATCGGTAGCGGTTACGGTAACGTTGATTGTTCCGTTGTGAACGGCTGCTTGCGTTGTTCCCGCAGTCGGACTTTGAGTGATGGTAGTTCCGGTACAATTATCGGTTGCTGAAGAACCGTCCACTAAATTTGGAATGGTAACCAAACAACTTGCATTTAAAGTTGCATTTTGACTGGCTTCGGCAGTTAAAACAGGAGCGGTCAAATCTTTTGCAGTAATCACCACAATTTCAGAATCGTTATTTCCGGCAGCATCAGTAGCGGTTACGGTAACGTTGATTGTTCCGTTGTGTACAGCAGCCTGAGTTGAACCCGCAGCCGGACTTTGAGTGATTGTAGTTCCAGTACAATTATCGGTAGCTGAAGAACCGTCCACTAAATTTGGAATGGTAACCAAACAACTTGCATTTAAAGTTGCATTTTGACTGGCTTCGGCAGTTAAAACAGGAGCGGTCAAATCTTTTGCAGTAATCACCACAATTTCAGAATCGTTATTTCCGGCAGCATCAGTAGCGGTTACGGTAACGTTGATTGTTCCGTTGTGTACAGCAGCCTGAGTTGAACCCGCAGCCGGACTTTGAGTGATGGTAGTTCCTGTACAATTATCGGTTGCTGATGAACCGTCAACTAGATTTGGAATGGTAACCAAACAACTTGCATTTAAAGTTGCATTTTGGTTGGCTTCGGCAGTTAAAACAGGAGCGGTCAAATCTTTTGCAGTAATTATCACAATTTCAGAATCTGTATTTCCGGCAGCATCAGTAGCGGTTACGGTAACGTTGATTGTTCCATTGTTTACAGCAGCTTGTGTTGTTCCCGCAGCCGGACTTTGAGTGATGGTAGTTCCGGTACAATTATCGGTTGCTGATGAACCGTCAACTAGATTTGGAATGGTAACCAAACAACTTGCATTTAAAGTTGCATTTTGGTTGGCTTCGGCAGTTAAAACAGGAGCGGTCAAATCTTTTGCAGTAATTATCACAATTTCAGAATCTGTATTTCCGGCAGCATCAGTAGCTGTTACGGTAACGTTGATTGTTCCGTTGTGAACGGCTGCTTGCGTTGTTCCCGCAGCCGGACTTTGAGTGATGGTAGTTCCTGTACAATTATCGGTTGCTGATGAACCGTCAACTAGATTTGGAATAGTAACTAAACAACTTGCATTTAAAGTTGCATTTTGGCTGGCTTCGGTAGTTAAAGCAGGAGCGGTCAAATCTTTTGCAGTAATCACTACAATTTCAGAATCTGTATTTCCGGCAGCATCGGTAGCGGTTACGGTAACGTTGATTGTTCCGTTGTGAACGGCTGCTTGCGTTGTTCCCGCAGCCGGACTTTGAGTGATGGTAGTTCCTGTACAATTATCGGTTGCTGATGAACCGTCAACTAGATTTGGAATAGTAACTAAACAACTTGCATTTAAAGTTGCATTTTGATTGGCTTCGGCGGTTAAAACAGGAGCGGTCAAATCTTTTGCAGTAATCACCACAATTTCAGAATCTGTATTTCCGGCAGCATCGGTAGCGGTTACGGTAACGTTGATTGTTCCGTTGTGAACGGCTGCTTGCGTTGTTCCCGCAGTCGGACTTTGAGTGATGGTAGTTCCGGTACAATTATCGGTTGCTGAAGAACCGTCCACTAAATTTGGAATGGTAACCAAACAACTTGCATTTAAAGTTGCATTTTGACTGGCTTCGGCAGTTAAAACAGGAGCGGTCAAATCTTTTGCAGTAATCACCACAATTTCTGAATCGGTATTTCCGGCAGTATCGGTAGCGGTTACGGTAACGTTAATTGTTCCGTTGTGAACGGCTGCTTGCGTCGTTCCCGCAGCCGGACTTTGAGTGATGGTAGTTCCTGTACAATTATCGGTTGCTGATGAACCGTCCACTAAATTTGGAATAGTAACTAAACAACTTGCATTTAAAGTTGCATTTTGGCTGGCTTCGGCAGTTAAAACAGGATTGGTAGTGTCTCCAACTGTGATTATTACAGGAGTTGTGTAAGCCGAATAACAAGCTACTCCATTTAAAATAGATACCGTTCTTCTTTGGTAGCTTGTTGTGGAAGTTAGTGTAGGAGGACTGTAGGCTGCCAATGTTGCTCCTCCAATGGTTTGAAAACTGCCACTAGCATTGGTTTGCCATTGATAAGAAATGGTTCCATCTCCGGTTCCATCCATTGTAGAAGTAAGTGGGTCAGACACTGTTCCACTACAAATCATTTGAGTATTACCAATAGTTCCCGGAGTAACCACTGATTGTATTGTAACGGTTTTTGTTTCTGTATTAGTAAAACTGCTTCCATCAGTAACACTAAAGGAAATACTGTATTGTCCTGAAAGCGCAGGTGTAAATGAGGTTGTTGTTGAGGTGCTGTTAGTAATGGCAACCGCATTATTATTTGGGTCTTTTACAGTCCAAAGATAAGTTACACTACCATTTGGAGTTCCTGTATATCCACCTGTTAGTGCTATATTAGTTCCATTGCAAAGGGTTGAAGAAAAATCAACAGGGTTTATAATGTTGGCATTTAGTGTTCCTGATCCGGCAACGATTTCTCCAAATGTTAATACGTCGCTATTACCTGATCCATTACAAACAGCAATTAATTTGTTGTCAATGTATATTTCGGTATTATTGGAACAGGCCCCTGAAATAGTTCCTCCAGCATCGATTTTAATAACTGCGTTGTTGGGTAAATACAATTGTGTTTTTTGGTTGGTAAAATTTAAAATACCAGTAGCAGTTAGGTATAAAAGCGGTGTTTTTAAATCAACTTGTTTCGGATTTGAACCTGCTAATAAATTTAAAGTTCCATTAACAATTAAATCTCCTATTGAAGTTGTAACCAGATTTGTGGAAACCGTAATTGTATGGCTAGAATTAATCGTAACAGCATAGTTTCCATTAGCCTGACCAGGATAATTCAAAGCAGATTCCCAATTAAGTGTTGTGCCATTGTAAATTTCCCATGAAGAAGCAGATTCCCAATTACCCGTAGCTTTTGATTGGAAATCACCATCTGCCTGACTGTAAGCGGAAAGGAAATTAAATATAATAAATAGTAAGAATAAGTATTTTTGTTTCATGATTAATCCGATTTAAATTCAAAAAACAATTTTTAAATATTTTATCAAGCTTTAATAGGGTATGTTTTTTTAGCCTGAATATTTTTTGATAGAGATTAATAGTTTCTCTTCTAGGAAAAAAGGTGAATGTTTTTTTTGAGTAAAATTCTCAATAAACAGCTAGGATCAATTCTTGGATTGTTACTATTTAAAGTAATAGTGTAAAATTAAATATTAAACCGCGGTAATTATAGTTTAATCGATGATAGGCCGTATATCTCGATAAAGTACATTTTATTTGATGGTGGCTTTTTTTGAAAGTATTATTTTACGTTGCTTTGACTTAAAATAAGATTTTTAATACTTTAAGAAGTGGGTAGTTTTTCAAAATAATAATCCTGAAATCTGTTTTTTTAGAGGAAAGATTTTAAGATTATTTATACCTTTTTAATAAATGCTTAGGGAAGTTTTTAGATTTTATCATTTTCCCTGAATCGGTAATTAGAATAAAATAATAATCAGGATACTGATCTAGTAGTTTTACAGCTTTTTTTTTACCTAAAACCATAGCCGAGGTACTAAAACCATTAGCAGTTTCAGCATTAGGACCAAAAACGCTTACGCTACACAATCCCGTTGCGGGATAACCTGTAGTTGGATTAATAATATGAGAATAACGTTTTTCGTTAAAAACAACAAACTTTTCGTAAGAGCCAGAAGTAGTGACAGCTCCTTGTTTCAGGGAAATTGTAGCTAAAATTTGGCTTGGATCAAAAGGATTTGTGATGCCAATATTCCAAGGTTTTCCGTCAGGCTGTGTTCCCCAAACGCTCATGTCGCCTGTGGCATTTACAATTCCGGATTGGATTCCTTTGGCAAGCATCATTTGTTGGCATTTGTGGGTGGCATAACCTTCGCCAAGTGCACCGAATCCAATTTTCATTCCTTTTAATTTTAAGAAAATAGTCGAATTGATACTGTCTAGGATTATGTTTTTATAACCTACTTTTTCAACTGATTTTTTAATCGCTTCGGGAGTTGGCATTTCGGTCATGGAACCGTCAAATTTCCAAATACGATCCATGGCGGCAAAACTAATATCAAAAGCGCCATTGGTAATTTCAGAAAAGTGTAAAGCTCTTTTGGTTAATTCAAAAAGTTCTTTGTCCACTTTTACAGGACGAATCCCTGCATTTTGATTGACTTCTGAAACTTGTGAAGTAGGTTTCCAGTCGGAGATGAGGTGTTCGATACGGGCAATTTCGGCAATGATGACATCAATATTTTGTTCGGCAGAAAGAGAATCCTGAGCTACAATATTAATATCAAAACGACCTCCCATGAGCATTGTCGATCTTTTTCGTAACACTTGCGAATGACAAGAAAAACCAAATAGCAAAAAAGTAAAGAAGCTTATAATTGTTAAGGATTTGGTTTTCATTCGTATATTAAATAAAATTAATAACAGTCCGCTTAAGCGGACACAATAAAAAAATAGGCCACTGATGAGACTGATTGGACAGATAAAAACAGATTTTTTATAGCTCTTTATAAACTACAATCAGCGATAATCCGTTAAAATCAGCTTCACCTGCCTGTCGGCAGACAGGTCTGTGTGCCATTCTCAATGATTGA
Protein-coding sequences here:
- a CDS encoding FAD:protein FMN transferase codes for the protein MKTKSLTIISFFTFLLFGFSCHSQVLRKRSTMLMGGRFDINIVAQDSLSAEQNIDVIIAEIARIEHLISDWKPTSQVSEVNQNAGIRPVKVDKELFELTKRALHFSEITNGAFDISFAAMDRIWKFDGSMTEMPTPEAIKKSVEKVGYKNIILDSINSTIFLKLKGMKIGFGALGEGYATHKCQQMMLAKGIQSGIVNATGDMSVWGTQPDGKPWNIGITNPFDPSQILATISLKQGAVTTSGSYEKFVVFNEKRYSHIINPTTGYPATGLCSVSVFGPNAETANGFSTSAMVLGKKKAVKLLDQYPDYYFILITDSGKMIKSKNFPKHLLKRYK